A window of Candidatus Methanomethylophilaceae archaeon contains these coding sequences:
- a CDS encoding purine phosphoribosyltransferase family protein — MSTDYPLLRECYLSSTVKDRNGYNYFQNPISDGVPSVDPAVLNETADGIISLSKGDFDMILAPEAMGIPLGTAISLKTGKPFSVVRKKSYGLPGEIKLTQKTGYSHSKMFLNGVRPGMKVMIVDDVVDTGGTLVAIAEAVRKAGGEVAEIITAYSMPEDLSELSARAGAPIKSLLSIGLDGTKPFIR, encoded by the coding sequence ATGAGCACGGACTATCCTCTGCTGAGGGAATGCTACCTGTCAAGCACGGTCAAAGACCGGAACGGCTACAACTATTTCCAGAACCCCATCAGCGACGGCGTCCCGTCCGTTGATCCGGCCGTTCTGAACGAGACCGCGGACGGGATCATATCTCTGTCGAAAGGTGATTTCGACATGATACTCGCGCCGGAGGCCATGGGGATACCGTTGGGGACGGCTATATCGCTGAAGACCGGCAAGCCTTTCTCGGTCGTCAGAAAGAAATCCTACGGGCTTCCCGGCGAGATCAAACTGACGCAGAAGACGGGATATTCCCATTCCAAGATGTTCCTCAACGGCGTCCGCCCCGGGATGAAGGTGATGATAGTGGATGATGTCGTCGATACCGGCGGCACCTTGGTGGCCATAGCCGAAGCCGTGAGAAAAGCCGGGGGCGAAGTGGCCGAGATAATAACCGCTTATTCCATGCCGGAGGATCTGTCTGAATTGTCTGCCAGGGCCGGAGCCCCGATAAAATCACTGCTCTCCATCGGATTGGACGGCACCAAACCTTTCATCAGATAA
- a CDS encoding DHH family phosphoesterase, whose translation MDNIASLLEGKRKVILVHGNADMDAIGSAYALAELFPPAEVFAPNGMDRIAKIASEKAGMIALEECDISSYELAVVVDTSAPEQLETDQTIPSDAVVIDHHRDTGGWEGHPMFRDETRVSCCEIILDFYLRAGKKPSKEAAMMLLGGMITDSGGFQFADPRTLRAFAALMEGSGIQMDEALEFTRAPVSISERVAMLKAMERVKFDRVGTLVVATTVAGSFESSVCRALLGAGADIAFAGSQRDDEFRLSGRATQDAVRKGIDLGSIMCSAGVETESTGGGHAGAAGISGIGDVEAMLHICSLKSMEVMREIKAREMAAEEERP comes from the coding sequence ATGGATAACATCGCCTCCCTGCTGGAAGGCAAAAGAAAGGTCATACTGGTGCACGGAAACGCCGACATGGACGCGATCGGATCGGCCTACGCATTGGCGGAGCTCTTCCCTCCCGCGGAAGTGTTCGCCCCCAATGGGATGGACCGGATCGCCAAGATCGCATCGGAGAAAGCCGGCATGATCGCCCTCGAAGAATGCGACATAAGCTCATACGAGCTGGCGGTTGTCGTGGACACGTCCGCCCCGGAGCAGCTGGAGACCGATCAGACGATACCTTCGGATGCGGTCGTGATCGACCATCACCGCGACACCGGCGGCTGGGAAGGGCATCCGATGTTCCGCGACGAGACCCGCGTATCGTGCTGCGAAATCATATTGGATTTTTATCTGAGAGCCGGAAAGAAACCTTCCAAGGAGGCTGCGATGATGCTTCTCGGAGGCATGATCACCGACAGCGGCGGATTCCAGTTCGCCGATCCCCGTACCTTGCGCGCGTTCGCGGCTCTTATGGAAGGATCCGGAATCCAGATGGACGAAGCCTTGGAATTCACCAGAGCTCCGGTGAGCATCTCCGAGAGGGTGGCCATGCTGAAAGCGATGGAGCGCGTGAAATTCGATCGCGTGGGGACTTTGGTCGTCGCCACCACGGTGGCAGGGAGCTTCGAATCGTCTGTATGCAGGGCCCTTCTTGGCGCCGGTGCGGACATCGCATTCGCCGGTTCCCAGAGGGACGACGAATTCCGCCTGAGCGGCAGGGCAACGCAGGATGCGGTCAGAAAGGGCATAGACCTGGGCTCTATCATGTGCTCAGCCGGCGTGGAGACGGAAAGCACCGGTGGCGGGCACGCCGGCGCCGCCGGGATCTCCGGCATAGGGGATGTCGAAGCGATGCTGCACATCTGCTCCCTGAAGTCCATGGAGGTCATGAGGGAGATCAAAGCCAGGGAGATGGCTGCGGAAGAGGAGAGACCATGA